GCGTCCAGCCGCGGGTCGCTCGCGAGCCCCTCCAGCAGCAGGCTCGCCTCGAGGCTGCCGGTGAGCGGCTCCGGGCGGCCCAGCGCTTTCATCGCGCGCGCCAGGTCCATGCGCTCGAGCTGCAGCTTCAGGTGCACCGGCTCGCGGCGGCGGCGCAGCAGCGCCTGCACCGGCACGTCGAAGTCACTCGCGAGCTGCGCGGGCGGCGCGCTCGCGCGCAGCGTGCCGCTCGCCCGGTCCTTCACGTAGCGCGCGTCCAGCTGCAGCCCCAGGTCCTGGTAGCGCTGGAAGCGCCCGCCCTCGAGCTTCACGCTCAGCTCCGCGTCGGGCCGCGGCAGGGCGCCCCTCGCGCGCAACCGCACGTCCAGCGTGCCCGCGAGCCCCAGCTCCGGCGGCACGAACACCTTGGGCAGCCGCGCGAGGTCCAGCGCCTCCACCTCCACGCGCCCGTCCACCCGCTGGCCCGCGAGCCGCGCCTCGAACAGCAGCCGCTGCGCGCCGCTCTTCAGCGTGAGCGGGGTGAGGGAGAAGAGCCCCGTGGGGAAGCGCAGCTGGCTCGTCCCCTGCGAGGTCCACGTCGCCTCGGGGTAGTGCACGCTGAGCTGCTGGATGGCGAGCCCCTGGCCGTCCGCGTCCACCAGGCCCGCGAGCTGCAGGCCCAGGTCCGCGGCTCCTTGCGCGCGCGCGGTGGCCTTGAGCTGGCGGCCCTGCGTGACGAGCGTCAGCGCCAGGTCCTTGAAGGTGCGCTCGCCGCTCTTGAGCTGGTTCACCACCAGCGCCGCGTCCGTCTCCAGCGGGCGCTGCACGTCCGGCAGCTGCGCGCGCAGGGTGAGCCCCTGCAGCTGCGTGGTGCCGTAGCCCAGGCTCGCGAAGCTGCCCTGGAGCTTCACCCCGGGGTGGCGCAGCGGCCCCTCCAGCGTGAAGTCCAGGCCGCCGCTGCCCTTGAGCGGCAGGGCGGGGTTGCCGGAGAGCCGCGCGAGCGCATCCGCGAAGAGCGCGAGGTTGCCCGCGTCCAGGTGCCCCTGGAAGCGGAAGCGCTCCTGCGTCCCGCGGCCCTCGCCGCCCAGGCTCACGCCCGGCATCAGCGCCCGCAGCTCGGAGACGCTGTAACGCCCGTCCTTCGCGCTCGCGTGCAGCTCCACCGGGCCCAGCGGCTGGCCGCGGAAGCGCGAGGGGCTCACCCGCAGGTCCACCGCGCCGTCCAGCGTGTCCAGGCGGGTGCCGCCGCCGTGGGCCTTGAGGTCCGCGAAGAGGCTCGTCACCGGGCCGTCCTCGATGAGCTCCTTCAGGTTCACGTTCTGCGCCGTGACATGCAGCGCGTCCGCACGCTGCGCGTCGATGTCCCCCGAGCCCTCCGCGCTCAGGCGCGCCGACGCCGCCTGCACCTGGAGCGAGAGCCTCGCCTTGCTCCCCTCGCGCGCGCCCGTGCCCTGCGCCGTCACCGGAACTTGCAGCGGCCAGGTGGGCAGGAAGGCGCGCACGGTGGCCGGCTCCGCCTCCAGCCGCTTCAGCTGCACGCTCAGGTGCAGCGGGTCCTGCATCGCGAGCTCCGCGTCCACGCCCGCCCCGGCCACCTGCAGTGAGAGAGCTCCTTGCGCGCCCTCGCCCTCGCCCGAGCCCTTCACGCTCAGCTTCACCGGCCCCTGCACGGGCAGGGTGAGGCGCGCGGCCGCCTCCAGCGCGGCCTCGTACGCAGGCTTCGCGGCGGCGTAGGCGGCGCTGCCCTTCGCGCCCAGGTCCTCGAGCCGCAGGTGCAACTCGTTTGCATCTGCGCTCTGCGGCTCCATCCGCAGGTCCACGTAGCCCTGCTCCAGCGTGAGGCCGCGCAGGGTGAGCTTGAGCTGGCTCTGCGTGGCCGGCTCCTCGGGCTTGGGCGTGCGCGGCGCCACGGCGCGCGCGAGGTTGAGGCCGCGCTCGTCCTGCAGCAGGTACAGGCGCGGGCGGAGGATCTGCACCCGCGTCAGGTCCACCGAGCGGCTCGCGAGCGCGCGCAAGCTGAGGTCCGCCTCCACGCGCTCGATCTCCGCGACCAGCTCGCCCTCGGGGTCGTAGAGCTTGAGCCCGTACACGGTGAGCCCGTTGCCGCGCAGGTCCAGGCGCTCGAAGTCCAGCCTTCCCGCGAGCGCGTCCCCTGCCGCGTTGAGCGCCACCTTCTTGAGCCAGCGCTCCCCCGGCGCGTGCGAGAGGAACACCAGCCCGCCGGCGACCAGGAGCAGCAGCAGCCCCACGAGCCCGAGCAGCCCGAGCCCGAGCCGCCGCAGCCACGGGTGGCGGCGCGCGGGGGGCGAGGCAGGGGGCGTGGACGCGGGCTCGCTCAAAACGCCTCTCCGATGGACAGGTGGAAGGAGCAGCGACCTTCAGGGGCACCGGGGTACTTCGTCCCCTTGTTGCCGAAGAGCCCGAAGCAGCTGGTGTCGTTGAGGTCCTCGACCAGCTGCTGCTCCGCTGGAGTGGTCGCGCCGGAGTAGACGCGCAGGGGTCCACCGAAGGGCGGCCGGTAGCCGATGTCCAGGCGGATGGGCCCGATGAGGGTGAGGTAGCGCAGGCCGATGCCCACCGCGTGCTGCAGCGTGTCTCGGTCACCGAAAGGCTCGGTGGGCAGGGGCACTCCAGCGTTGTCGCGCAGCGGCACCTTGGGCGCCGTCACCAGGCCCGTCTCGTAGAACGCGGCGAGCACCAGGCTCTGGGTAACCCGGTAGCGCGCCTCGAAGGAGGTCTCGAGGAGTCCCTCGCCTCCGATAGGCACCAACTCCGCCGAGGGCAGGTTGTCCTTCTTGTTCGGGTCGCACTCCTCCGGTGGCCGGTACACCGGGTTCCCGTTTTCGTCGAACTTGGTGATGCACTTGTTCGGGAGGATCTGCCCAAGCTGCGGCGAGAGCCTGCGGCTGTTGAAGCCGCGCATCAGGTCACCGCCCGAGAAGAAGCGGGTGATGATGGGGCTGTTCGGCTCGCCTCCGTTCTGGCCGATGGGAAACATCTTGCCCGCCCGCACGCGGGCCGAGAGGGTGAGCCGGCGCGCGTCGTCCACCGTCCTGTACACGCGCGCCTCGGGCAGCACGCGCAGGTAGGTGAAGTCCCCCTGCAGCACGCTGCCCGCCTCCTGCAGCCCCAGCGCCATGTAGTAGCCGCTGCGCGGCTCGGAGACGTCGTCGCGCCGATCCCAGGTGATGAGCTGCTCCAGGTAGCTCAGTGCGATGGTGCAGGAAGCGGAGAGCGTGTCGGCGCAGCCGAAGGCGAGCGCCGGTGCCGTTCCACCGAGGGTCGCGCGCTCGTCGCCGCTGAAGTGGTCGATCTCGATGCTGTACGCCGGCGCGATCGTGAGCGAGCGGTGCGGCTGCCAGGCCACGCCCGTGCGCAGGCGCGCCGTGTTGAATGCGTAGGCGGGCTCGAGGCCGCGCTCGAAGGTGAGCGAGGCCTGCCCGCGCACGTCGCGGAAGAGGAAGCGCGGCTGCTCGAACTCCGCCGTCGCATTGGCCACCGGGCCGCTGTCATCCGCATTGCCGCGCACCGCCGAGATCGCGCTGGGCAGGAACGCGTAGCCTACGCGCGCGCGCAGGGTGAGCTTGCGCAGGCCGCCGAAGAAGTTGCGGTCGGTGTACTCCGTCAGGAGGCGCACCTCCTGCCGCACGCTCTCCACGCCGACGCCGCCACCCGCGCGGATGGAGTGGAAGGGCGCCTCGCTCACGTCCACCACGATGGGCACCGTGCCCGCCTCGCGGTCCGGCGCGCCGCGGTTCACCTTCACGGCGCCGAACACGCCCATGCGGAACACGCGCGCCTGCGCCTCCACCAGCGCGCTCTCGCTGTACCACGCCCCCTTCTTCACCGCGCCCTGCGCCTGCTCGATGACGCGGCGGTGGTTCACCTTGGGGTTCGCGTCCGTGGCCACGAAGGTGTTGCCGAAGCGGTAGCGCTTGCCCGGGTCCGCCACCACCAGCACCTTCGCCTCCTGGGTGGCCACGTCCACCGTGGTGCTCCCGCTCACCTCGGCCTCGGCGTAGCCCAGCTCGCGCAGGCGCGCCTGGATGGTCGTCTTCACGCCCTCCCAGTCCAGCTCCTTGAACACGTCCCCCTTCACCAGCGGCAGGTCCGCGAGCGCGCGCTTGCGGTGGTCCTCGGGCAGCTTGTCGAAGCCGCGGAACTCGATGCTCGCGATGCGGGTCACGGGCCCCTCGCGCACCTGCACGCTCAGGTCCACCGCCTTGTCCCCGTGCGGCTTCACCTGGCTGCTCAGCACCTGGGCCTGGTAGTAGCCCTCCGCCTCGTAGAAGCGCTCGATGCGGCGCAGGTCCGCCTGCCACGCGTTCGCGTCGAAGTAGCGCGGCTCGTCGAAGGGCCAGAAGGGCTCGTACCAGGGCGTGGCCGTGGTGAGGATCTTCGCCTTGATGTCCCCCTCCTTCACCTCCTTCGACCCCTTCACCTCGAGGCTGTGCACCTTGGGGCCGGGGGGAGGGCGCGTGCTCGCGCAGCCCGCAGCGGCGGCCAGGACCAGGACGGCGAGCAGGGCCAGGGGGCGGGGGAGGGAGACGGCGTACACACGTCGTATTTACTTCCTGCGCGCGGGGTTGGCTTCCCTCTTGCGCGGCAGAATCGCGTGGGACTGTCCGGCAACGCACCGCCCGGGTGCGAAGGCGCGTGCAGCCGGGCCCGCGCCGCGTCAGAGTGGTGGCTGATATGGCACCTCTCCGCACGCGCTGTGCTGCCGTCGCCCTGGGCCTCGCCACCCTGCTGCTCTCGGCCTGCGGACCGGCCGAGGAGCTCGTCCTCAAGGAGGGGCAGACCATCAACGGCCTGCGCTACTGCGCCTACGGCTGTCCCCTGGACACCTTCTGCGCGGAGCTCTTCCTCAAGGACACGGGGCGCTCGCCGCCCATCTGCGTGCCCCTGGAGATCTGCGACCGCTTCACCTGCGACAACGGCGGGGAGTGCCGCATCTTCGACACCTTCCCCGCCGAGGTGCGCTGCTCCGGGTAGCTAGCGCCGGCTCGCCACGGAGAGGCGCGCGAGCCGCTCCGCCGCGCTGCGCGTCTCCGGCGTGGTGAGCAGCGCGTCCACGCTCTGGGAGATGCGGTACGCCCAGTTGCTGTCGCTCATGCTGCCCGGCAGGTTGATGCGCTCGCGCGTGCCCAGCACGTCCTGCCAGGGCAGCACGCACAGGTCGCTTCCGGACTGCAGCGCCGCCGCGAGCAGGGCCTGGTGGATGGCGGGCGTGCACTTCTGCTCCACCTTCACCCCCTCGAACTCGGGGAAGGCGCGCGCCATCTCGCGCCGCTCCTCGTCCGTGGCCGCCTCCCACCACTCCACCACCGGCTCGGTGTCGTGGGTGCCGGTGGTGGCCAGGGAGCTGGCGGGGTAGGCGTGCGGGTCGCGGTACTTGGCGCCATCGCGCTCCCAGCGCATCACCCGGTAGCCCGGCAGTCCGAGGCGCCCGAGCACCTCGCGCACGAAGGGCGGGATGACCCCCAGGTCCTCGGCCACGATCCCCGCGCCCTCGCTCAGCAGCCGGAAGTGGCGCTCGCCGTACGCGCGCTGCGTGGGCTCGTCCTCGGGCAGGAAGCGCCCCTTGGGCGTGCGCTCGTCGCGGATCCACTGCCGGAAGTAGCCCACCGCGTGGTCCACGCGCCGCAGGTCGTAGTAGCTCGCCGCCTTCGCCGCGCGCTTCTTCAGCCACGCGTAGTCGTCCTTCTGCATCCGGGCGAAGTCGAAGTAGGGCAGGCCCCAGTCCTGGCCCGTGGCGCTGAAGTCGTCCGGGGGCACGCCCAGGCGCGCGTCGCGCCGCAGGATGTCCGGGTGCGCCCACACGTCCGCGCTGTCCTGGCCGATGATGAAGGGCTCGTCGCCGCACAGGAGGATGCCGCGCGCGCGGGCCTGGGCGCGCGCCGCGTCCCACTGCAGCTCCGCCTCCCACTGCAGCCAGGCGTGGTAGCGCACCCGGCGCTCCAGGCGCCGCCCGGCCTCGGCGAGCGCCTCGGGCCGGCGCGCGCGCAGCGCCTCCGGCCACTCCCACCAGGCCCGCTGCTGCTGCTCCTCGCTGAGCGCGCTGAACAGCGCGTAGCTCGCGAGCCACTCGCCCTGCTCCGCGCGCCAGCGCTCGAAGGCGCGCGCGCGGAAGCTCTTCGTGCTCCACTCCTGCGCGTCGAAGTGCTCGAAGGCGCGCGCGAAGGCCCCGTTCTTGAGCGGGAACACCAGGTCGTAGCGCACGCGCGGCGCGCTGCGGGCCTCCTCCAGGCGCGCGCGCTCCGAGTCGTCCAGCGCCCGCTCGCCGCCGGTGGCGTGGAAGTCCGGCAGCTGCTCCAGGTCGATGAACAGCGCGTTGAGCCCGAAGGCCGAGCGCGTGGCGTAGGGGCTGGGGTCGCCGGGCGCCGTGGGCAGCAGGGGCAGCAGCATCAGGAGCCGCTGGCGACCCGCCTGCATCCAGCGGAACAGGCCGTCGAGCGCGCCGAAGTCGCCGATGCCGAAGTCGGTGCGGCTGCGGAGCGAGAACTGGGGGAGGAGCAGACCGGAGAGCCGGCCGAAGGAGGGCATGGGGCCAATCTGTACCAGCCCTGTGGAGCTGGGAACTGGGGGGGTGTGCGGCTGGACACTGCAGCGGGCCGGCAGGCGGGCGCCATTGCTCGGCCGGCCAGGGAGGGCAACGTTGAACAGGCCCCGTGTCCCCGCGCTCCTCCCAGAACGTCCTGCCCGAGTCCTTCTACGCGCGCGATGCGCTCACCGTGGCGCGCGAGCTGCTGGGCACGCACCTGGTCCTGGAGGGCTCCGGGTCCCCGGGCGCCCCGCGCAAGGTGGGGCGCATCGTGGAGACGGAGGCCTACGTGGGCGAGCATGACCTCGCCTGCCACGCCGCGAAGGGGCGCACGAAGCGAACCGAGGTCCTCTACGGCCCGCCCGGCCGCGCCTACGTCTACCTCATCTACGGCATGTACCACTGCTTCAACGCCGTCACGGGCCCCGAGGGCTACGCCGCCGCGGTGCTCGTGCGCGCGCTCGAGCCGCTCGAGGGCTTTGCTCCCGGCGCCCGCACGGACGGCCCCGGGCGCCTGTGCCGCAGCATGGGGCTGGACCTCTCCCACAACCGGCTCGGCCTGCTCGGCCCCCCGCTGTACCTGCTGAAGGGCGATCCCGTCCGAGAGTCCGGGGTCGAGCGGGGCCCTCGCGTGGGAGTGGACTATGCGGGCGCGTGGGCCGCCGAGCCGTACCGGCTCTGGATTCGCGGCAATGTTCACGTGAGCAAGGCGCCCTCCGGACGCCGCGCAAAGCGTCCTTGACGGCTCACACCGCGGCTGGGAGCTTGGACGCCAGATGTCCGACCTACACAAAGAGATGGGCGAGCTGCTCGCCCCGCCCGGCGCAGACGGGAATCCGGACGCAGACCCGGGGGCCGCCGACCGCCACCTGCTCGCGCGCGCCCAGGACGGCGACATGGCCGCCTTCGAGGCCCTGGTCGAGGGCCACAAGGACCGCGTCTTCGGCCTCGCCCTGCGCATGACGCGCTCGGAGGCGGACGCCGCCGAGATCACCCAGGAGACCTTCCTCTCCGCCTACCAGCACCTCAAGGACTTCCGGGGCGACGCCGCCTTCGGCTCCTGGGTGCACCGCATCGCGGCGAACCACGCCCTGATGCGCCTGCGCCACCGGCGCGTCGTCCAGGCCCACGAGGACGAGCTCAAGACCCCCGAGTTCACCGAGCGCGGCAGCCTCACCGGCTACCCCTCGAACGAGTGGAGCCGCGGCACCGAGGAGAAGGCCCTGGACGCCGAGCTGGGGCAGGCCATCCAGCAGGCGACCGACCACCTCCCCGAGGGCTACCGGGAGGTCTTCCTCTTGAAAGACGTGGAAGGGCTCAGCTACGAAGAAATTGCACAGGTGACCGGGAGCTCTATTCCCGCCATCAAGAGCCGGCTGCACCGCGCCCGGCTGGCCCTTCGGGAAGAGATCGACCGCTTCTACAGTGAGGCCTGAAAATATCGGGCTCGAAAGTGGCGCGTGCAGGACCCCGTGAAACGCTGAGGGGCTCGACGCATCAACCTGCACACACGGCAGACGGCAGCTGAGGTCTGGATGTACACCTGTAAAGACTCGATCAACTTGCTGCTCGACTACCTGGACGGCGAGATGCCGGCCGAGGAGGAGCGCCACCTCCAGGAGCACCTGTCCGGCTGCCCGCCCTGTGTGGACTTCCTGCGCAGCTACCGGGCCACCCCCGGGCTCTGCAAGAAGGCGCTCGCCCGCAAGATGCCTGCCGAGGTGTCGGCCAAGCTGACCGAGTTCCTGCGCGCCAAGTGCAAGCCGTCCGGGACCTCGGGCACCTCCGGAACCTGAGCCCGGAACCTGAGCGCGGGCGCTCCGGCGCCCCTGACGCGGCGGGCGCAAAGCCTGTAGAAGGCTCCCCGTGAGCCTCGCCCCCGCCGCCCCCCTCAACCTCAAGTCCCTCTCGCTGCCGGAGCTGGAGGCCGCGCTGCAGCCGCTCGCGCCCACGCGCACGGCGGTGGCCAAGGTCTTCGCCCGGGTGTTCGCCCACGGCGCCGCGGACGTGGAGGCGGTGGCCACCGCGCCCCAGGTGCCCAAGCGCGTGGCGGACCACCTGCGCGCCCACGCCGAGCTGCCCTCCTTGCGCATCGTGGAGCGCCGCCGCGCCGAGGACGGCTTCGTGAAGTACCTCTTCGAGAGCCCCCTGGGCGGGCGCGTGGAGGCGGTGCGCATCCCGCTCTTCGTGCCCGGGACGGAGGAGAAGTACGTGGTGTGCATCAGCAGCCAGGTGGGCTGCGCGCTCGCCTGCGACTTCTGCATGACGGGCAAGCTCGGCTTCCAGCGCAACCTGCGCACCTGGGAGATCGTGGACCAGGTGATGCAGGTGCGCGCCGAGGCGGACCGCCCCGTGCGCGGCGCGGTCTTCATGGGCATGGGCGAGCCCCTGCTCAACTACACCGAGACGCTGCGCGCGGCGCGCATCCTCTGCCACCCGGCGGGGCTCGCCATCAGCGGCAAGGCCATCACCTTCTCCACCGCCGGCGTGGTGCCCGCCATCCGCCGCTACACCCGCGAGGAGCAGCCCTTCCGCCTCGCCTTCAGCCTCACCAGCGCGATCCCGGAGAAGCGCGTGCAGGTGCTGCCCATCGAGCGCACCCATCCGCTGCCCGAGCTCATCGCCGCGATTCGCGAGTACGCGCTCGCCCGCAAGGAGCGCGCGATGGTGGCCTACGTGGCCATCCGCGGCTTCAACACGGGGCTCGAGGACGCGCTCGCGCTCAAGGCCGCCTTCGAGGGCATCCCCATCAAGCTGGACCTCATCGACGTGACCGACCCCACCGGCAAGTACCTGCCGCCCACGCCCGAGGAGCTCAGCCGCTTCCGCGACCACCTGCAGTGCCTCGGCGCGCCCATCGCGCGGCGCTACTCGGGCGGCAAGGACATCGGCGCGGCCTGCGGCACGCTCGAGGCGAGCCAGCGCGGCGGCACCCTGTTCGAGCCCGCGGCATGACCGACGTCCAGCTCGTCCTCGTCACCTGCCCGAACACGGACGTCGCCGCCTCGCTCGCGCGCACGCTCGTGGAAGAGGACCTCGCGGCCTGCGGCAACATCGTCCCCGGGCTGCGCTCCATCTACCGCTGGCAGGGGAGGGTGGAGGACGAGGCCGAAGTCCTGCTCCTCCTCAAGAGCACGCGCGAGCGCTTCGAGCGGCTGCGCGCGCGCGTCGTCGCGCTGCACCCGTACGAAGTCCCCGAGGTGCTCGCGCTCGCGGTGGAGGCGGGCCACGCGCCCTACCTCGCGTGGGTAGCGGGCGCGCGCTGAGGCGCACACGCGTGCCCACACGGGGAAGCGAAGTCGCTCGGGTGATGTGAATCCCGCGACCCTTTCTCCGTCTGAGAGGACATGCGCCCTCTCCTCCTGAAGAGCTCCCTCGTCGCCCTGATGTTCCTCTCCACCGCGGCCTCGGCCTCGCAGCCCCGCGAGCTGCCCCAGGACCGCCACGAGCTGCGCCAGGACGGGCGCGAGCTGCGCGACGACCGGCGCGACCGCGCCGAGGCCGCGACCCTGCTGCGCCGCTACGACGCCGCGCTCGCCCGCGGTGAGCGCGGCCAGCTCCTCTCGCTCGAGCGCGAGGCGCTGCGCCAGATGGACCGCGAGCTCGCCGAGGGCTTCCGCGAGCTGCGCGACGAGCGCCGGGAGGTCGTGCGCTCCGAGCGCGAGCTGCAGGGGGACCGCCGCGGCCTGCCTCCCGCGCGCGCCGAGTCCCGCCGGGATGATCGCCGCGACCTGCGCGACGACCAGCGCGACGCGCGCGTGGAGAGCGCGGACCTGCGCCGCGTGCGCGCCCTCCGCCAGGACTTCGCCGCGCTGAGCGGGCGCCTGGGCCGCGGCGCGCTGCGCGAGAAGCGCTCGCTGCTCGCGGACTTCTCCGCCCGCGCCCACTGGGAGGTCGCCCAGAGCCTGCGCGAGCGGCGCGAGGACGGGCGCGAGCGCCGCGAGGACCTGCGCCAGGCGCACCGCTAGTCCACTGCTGGTCAGGTGGGCTTGTGGCCGGGCCCACCCGCCCCCACCTTCGCCCACGGGCGCACGCCGCGCCCGCGGGCGAAGAGCTTCTTCAGGGTGGGTTCGATGGAACGCGAAGTGTGGCCGGGCAAGCCGTTTCCCCGGGGGGCGACGTACGACGGCATGGGGGTGAACTTCGCCGTCTTCTCGCAGGTGGCCTCCAAAATCGAGGTCTGCCTCTTCGACCCCCAGGATCCCACCCGGGAGCTCGAGCGCATCGCCCTGCCCGAGGTGACCGACTTCGTGTGGCACGGCTACGTGCCGGGCCTCGCCCCGGGCCAGCTCTACGGCCTGCGCGTGCACGGCCCCTACGAGCCGCAGAATGGCCACCGCTGCAACCCCCACAAGCTGCTGGTGGACCCCTACGCCAAGGCCCTGCACGGCGAGCCGGACTGGAAGCAGCCCGTGTTCGGCTACACCCTGGGGCACAAGGACCAGGACCTCGCCCGCGACGAGCAGGACAGCGCGGCGGGCGTGCCCAAGAGCGTGGTGGTGAGTGACTTCTTCGACTGGGGCAACGACCGCCGCCCGGACGTGCCCTGGCGCAAGAGCGTCATCTACGAGATGCACGTGAAGGGCTTCACCAAGCTGCACCCCGCCGTGCCCGAGGCGCTGCGCGGCACCTACGCGGGGCTCGCCCACCCGGCCGCGCTCGAGCACCTCAAGAGCCTGGGCGTCACCGCCGTGGAGCTGCTGCCCGTGCACGAGAGCGCGGACGACTCCTTCCTCGGGGACAAGGGGCTGCAGAACTACTGGGGCTACAGCACCCTGGGCTACTTCGCCCCCGAGCAGCGCTACGCGAGCAACCGCACCCCGGGCGCGCAGGTGAACGAGTTCAAGTTCATGGTGAAGGCCCTGCACGCGGCCGGCATCGAGGTCATCCTCGACGTGGTCTACAACCACACCTGCGAGGGCAACCACCTGGGGCCCACGCTCTGCCTCAAGGGCGTGGACAACGCGAGCTACTACTGGCTCATGCCCGAGAAGCGCCACTACCTGGACTTCACCGGCTGCGGCAACAGCCTCAACGCGAGCAAGCCCGAGGCCGCGCGCCTCATCGTGGACAGCCTGCGCTACTGGGTGCAGGAGATGCACGTGGACGGCTTCCGCTTCGACCTCGCCACCACCCTGGGCCGCACGGGGGAGGGCGGCTTCGACCGCAGCGCCGCCTTCTTCCAGGTCATCGCCCAGGACCCGGTGCTCAGCCGCGTGAAGCTCATCGCCGAGCCCTGGGACGTGGGCCTCGGCGGCTACCAGGTGGGCGCCTTCCCCGCGCCCTGGCGCGAGTGGAACGGCAAGTACCGCGACGCCATCCGCAAGTACTGGAAGGGGGACGAGAACCAGGCCGCCGAGATGGGCTACCGCCTCACCGGCAACGCGGACCTCTACGAGGGCG
This region of Aggregicoccus sp. 17bor-14 genomic DNA includes:
- a CDS encoding POTRA domain-containing protein, whose translation is MYAVSLPRPLALLAVLVLAAAAGCASTRPPPGPKVHSLEVKGSKEVKEGDIKAKILTTATPWYEPFWPFDEPRYFDANAWQADLRRIERFYEAEGYYQAQVLSSQVKPHGDKAVDLSVQVREGPVTRIASIEFRGFDKLPEDHRKRALADLPLVKGDVFKELDWEGVKTTIQARLRELGYAEAEVSGSTTVDVATQEAKVLVVADPGKRYRFGNTFVATDANPKVNHRRVIEQAQGAVKKGAWYSESALVEAQARVFRMGVFGAVKVNRGAPDREAGTVPIVVDVSEAPFHSIRAGGGVGVESVRQEVRLLTEYTDRNFFGGLRKLTLRARVGYAFLPSAISAVRGNADDSGPVANATAEFEQPRFLFRDVRGQASLTFERGLEPAYAFNTARLRTGVAWQPHRSLTIAPAYSIEIDHFSGDERATLGGTAPALAFGCADTLSASCTIALSYLEQLITWDRRDDVSEPRSGYYMALGLQEAGSVLQGDFTYLRVLPEARVYRTVDDARRLTLSARVRAGKMFPIGQNGGEPNSPIITRFFSGGDLMRGFNSRRLSPQLGQILPNKCITKFDENGNPVYRPPEECDPNKKDNLPSAELVPIGGEGLLETSFEARYRVTQSLVLAAFYETGLVTAPKVPLRDNAGVPLPTEPFGDRDTLQHAVGIGLRYLTLIGPIRLDIGYRPPFGGPLRVYSGATTPAEQQLVEDLNDTSCFGLFGNKGTKYPGAPEGRCSFHLSIGEAF
- a CDS encoding 4-alpha-glucanotransferase, translated to MPSFGRLSGLLLPQFSLRSRTDFGIGDFGALDGLFRWMQAGRQRLLMLLPLLPTAPGDPSPYATRSAFGLNALFIDLEQLPDFHATGGERALDDSERARLEEARSAPRVRYDLVFPLKNGAFARAFEHFDAQEWSTKSFRARAFERWRAEQGEWLASYALFSALSEEQQQRAWWEWPEALRARRPEALAEAGRRLERRVRYHAWLQWEAELQWDAARAQARARGILLCGDEPFIIGQDSADVWAHPDILRRDARLGVPPDDFSATGQDWGLPYFDFARMQKDDYAWLKKRAAKAASYYDLRRVDHAVGYFRQWIRDERTPKGRFLPEDEPTQRAYGERHFRLLSEGAGIVAEDLGVIPPFVREVLGRLGLPGYRVMRWERDGAKYRDPHAYPASSLATTGTHDTEPVVEWWEAATDEERREMARAFPEFEGVKVEQKCTPAIHQALLAAALQSGSDLCVLPWQDVLGTRERINLPGSMSDSNWAYRISQSVDALLTTPETRSAAERLARLSVASRR
- a CDS encoding DNA-3-methyladenine glycosylase, encoding MSPRSSQNVLPESFYARDALTVARELLGTHLVLEGSGSPGAPRKVGRIVETEAYVGEHDLACHAAKGRTKRTEVLYGPPGRAYVYLIYGMYHCFNAVTGPEGYAAAVLVRALEPLEGFAPGARTDGPGRLCRSMGLDLSHNRLGLLGPPLYLLKGDPVRESGVERGPRVGVDYAGAWAAEPYRLWIRGNVHVSKAPSGRRAKRP
- a CDS encoding RNA polymerase sigma factor translates to MSDLHKEMGELLAPPGADGNPDADPGAADRHLLARAQDGDMAAFEALVEGHKDRVFGLALRMTRSEADAAEITQETFLSAYQHLKDFRGDAAFGSWVHRIAANHALMRLRHRRVVQAHEDELKTPEFTERGSLTGYPSNEWSRGTEEKALDAELGQAIQQATDHLPEGYREVFLLKDVEGLSYEEIAQVTGSSIPAIKSRLHRARLALREEIDRFYSEA
- a CDS encoding anti-sigma factor — its product is MYTCKDSINLLLDYLDGEMPAEEERHLQEHLSGCPPCVDFLRSYRATPGLCKKALARKMPAEVSAKLTEFLRAKCKPSGTSGTSGT
- a CDS encoding radical SAM protein; this translates as MSLAPAAPLNLKSLSLPELEAALQPLAPTRTAVAKVFARVFAHGAADVEAVATAPQVPKRVADHLRAHAELPSLRIVERRRAEDGFVKYLFESPLGGRVEAVRIPLFVPGTEEKYVVCISSQVGCALACDFCMTGKLGFQRNLRTWEIVDQVMQVRAEADRPVRGAVFMGMGEPLLNYTETLRAARILCHPAGLAISGKAITFSTAGVVPAIRRYTREEQPFRLAFSLTSAIPEKRVQVLPIERTHPLPELIAAIREYALARKERAMVAYVAIRGFNTGLEDALALKAAFEGIPIKLDLIDVTDPTGKYLPPTPEELSRFRDHLQCLGAPIARRYSGGKDIGAACGTLEASQRGGTLFEPAA
- the cutA gene encoding divalent-cation tolerance protein CutA, with the protein product MTDVQLVLVTCPNTDVAASLARTLVEEDLAACGNIVPGLRSIYRWQGRVEDEAEVLLLLKSTRERFERLRARVVALHPYEVPEVLALAVEAGHAPYLAWVAGAR
- the glgX gene encoding glycogen debranching protein GlgX, encoding MEREVWPGKPFPRGATYDGMGVNFAVFSQVASKIEVCLFDPQDPTRELERIALPEVTDFVWHGYVPGLAPGQLYGLRVHGPYEPQNGHRCNPHKLLVDPYAKALHGEPDWKQPVFGYTLGHKDQDLARDEQDSAAGVPKSVVVSDFFDWGNDRRPDVPWRKSVIYEMHVKGFTKLHPAVPEALRGTYAGLAHPAALEHLKSLGVTAVELLPVHESADDSFLGDKGLQNYWGYSTLGYFAPEQRYASNRTPGAQVNEFKFMVKALHAAGIEVILDVVYNHTCEGNHLGPTLCLKGVDNASYYWLMPEKRHYLDFTGCGNSLNASKPEAARLIVDSLRYWVQEMHVDGFRFDLATTLGRTGEGGFDRSAAFFQVIAQDPVLSRVKLIAEPWDVGLGGYQVGAFPAPWREWNGKYRDAIRKYWKGDENQAAEMGYRLTGNADLYEGARRRVQASINFVTAHDGFTLHDLVTYSHKHNEANGEHNRDGADDNQAWNCGVEGETDDANVVALRERQKRNLLTTLLVSQGVPMLVAGDEMGRTQGGNNNAYCQDNEISWVDWNLDERRQALLDFTRRLIRLRDGQPVLQRRRFFKGAHLWDSEYKDLEWFRPDGTQMAPEDWQKPFVRSLSFLLGGDAIPTADERGQRVKGDALLVLLNAHHEPVRFALPPPAEGEQWVLEIDTADDRKSGEPIAGALELTGRSMAVLRGARL